In Ensifer canadensis, a genomic segment contains:
- a CDS encoding Bug family tripartite tricarboxylate transporter substrate binding protein, which yields MTFSKLTRRAALALGFTALTVLGSGIQANAQDFPDRAITLVVPFAAGGSTDVVARIVAQKMSEDLGQQVIVQNVAGAGGNLGADNVARADPDGYTILMGTVATHALNPLILKTKPYDPEKDFAPISLLVVVPNVLVVNPELPAKTVEELLALLKAKPDEYAYASSGNGTPLHLSGELFKKMAGVNMQHIPYKGAGPALNDVIGNQVPIMFDNLPSSSSHIKAGTLRALAVTTAERAPSFPDVPTVAEAGIPGYETYTWNALFAPANTPEPVVARLNEAANKALADPAVVERMKEFSATIVGSTPQELAAHVKAELAKWTPVVRDANIQMD from the coding sequence ATGACATTTTCGAAGTTGACCCGCCGGGCGGCGCTTGCCCTCGGCTTCACCGCACTCACCGTTCTCGGCTCCGGCATCCAGGCGAATGCCCAGGACTTTCCGGATCGCGCAATCACCCTTGTCGTTCCCTTTGCCGCCGGCGGCTCGACCGACGTGGTCGCGCGGATCGTGGCGCAGAAGATGTCGGAGGATCTCGGCCAGCAGGTCATCGTCCAGAATGTCGCCGGCGCCGGTGGCAACCTCGGTGCCGACAATGTCGCGCGCGCCGACCCGGACGGCTATACGATCCTCATGGGCACGGTGGCGACGCACGCCCTCAACCCGCTGATCCTCAAGACCAAGCCCTATGACCCGGAAAAGGACTTCGCTCCGATCTCGCTTCTGGTCGTCGTTCCGAACGTGCTGGTGGTCAATCCGGAGCTGCCGGCCAAGACCGTCGAGGAGCTTCTGGCACTGCTCAAGGCCAAGCCCGATGAATATGCCTACGCTTCTTCCGGCAATGGCACGCCGCTGCACCTCTCCGGCGAGCTCTTCAAGAAGATGGCCGGCGTCAACATGCAGCATATCCCCTACAAGGGCGCCGGACCGGCGCTCAACGACGTCATCGGCAACCAGGTGCCGATCATGTTCGACAACCTGCCGTCCTCCTCCAGCCACATCAAGGCCGGCACCTTGCGGGCGCTTGCGGTAACGACCGCCGAACGCGCGCCATCCTTCCCCGACGTTCCGACGGTCGCGGAGGCAGGCATTCCGGGCTACGAAACCTATACCTGGAACGCGCTGTTTGCACCGGCCAACACGCCCGAGCCAGTTGTCGCCCGCCTGAACGAAGCCGCCAACAAAGCGCTTGCGGATCCGGCCGTGGTCGAGCGGATGAAGGAATTCAGCGCAACCATCGTCGGCTCGACGCCGCAGGAGCTTGCCGCGCATGTGAAGGCCGAGCTCGCAAAATGGACCCCTGTCGTTCGCGACGCCAACATCCAGATGGATTGA
- a CDS encoding FAD-binding dehydrogenase, with translation MDCDVLVVGAGLAGLVAASEAAALGRKVIVLDQEGEQNLGGQAFWSLGGLFFVDSPEQRRMGIKDSRQLARQDWMGSSQFDRPEDHWPRLWADAYLDFAAGEKRSWLHSLGMRWFPVVGWAERGGGLAHGHGNSVPRFHVTWGTGPAVIEPFVRLTREAESRGLVRFRFRHRVDELVTTDGAVTGARGSVLKADPVGRGQRSSRDVAGDFEISAGAVIVTSGGIGGNHELVRRNWPRKRLGQPPATMVCGVPHHVDGRMLEIVGRARGSVINSDRMWHYTEGLKNFDPIWPDHGIRILPGPSSFWCDADGNRFSAPAMPGFDTLGTLQAIRHSGHDYSWFILTRAIIKKEFALSGSEQNPDLTGKSISLLLKRLGKNPPGPVQAFMDRGEDFIVRDRLDDLVPAMNALTAENRLSVDHLLEQIEARDREITNPFSKDAQVTAIRGARSYRGDRLLRTAKPHRLLDPKAGPLIAVRLHILTRKTLGGLQTNLAGQVLEQSGEPVPGLYAAGEVAGFGGGGMHGYNALEGTFLGGCIYSGRVAGRHAGAV, from the coding sequence ATGGATTGCGATGTACTGGTCGTCGGTGCTGGGCTTGCCGGTCTTGTGGCCGCGTCTGAGGCAGCAGCGCTTGGCCGCAAGGTGATCGTTCTCGATCAGGAGGGGGAGCAGAACCTCGGCGGTCAGGCCTTCTGGTCGCTAGGCGGTCTCTTTTTCGTCGACAGTCCCGAGCAGCGGCGCATGGGTATCAAGGACAGTCGCCAGCTCGCCCGCCAGGACTGGATGGGCTCGTCGCAATTCGATCGTCCCGAGGACCACTGGCCGCGATTGTGGGCCGATGCCTATCTCGATTTCGCTGCCGGCGAGAAGCGCAGCTGGCTGCATTCGCTCGGCATGCGCTGGTTCCCCGTCGTCGGCTGGGCCGAGCGCGGTGGCGGCCTTGCGCATGGGCATGGCAATTCTGTTCCGCGCTTCCACGTCACCTGGGGCACCGGCCCGGCTGTTATCGAGCCGTTCGTGCGGCTGACGCGCGAGGCGGAAAGCCGCGGCCTCGTGCGTTTTCGCTTCCGCCACCGCGTCGACGAACTGGTGACGACGGATGGGGCGGTCACCGGCGCGCGCGGTTCGGTGCTCAAGGCCGATCCGGTCGGCCGCGGCCAGCGCAGCTCGCGTGATGTCGCCGGTGATTTCGAGATTTCGGCGGGCGCGGTGATCGTGACATCGGGCGGCATCGGCGGCAACCATGAGCTGGTACGGCGCAACTGGCCACGCAAGCGGCTGGGCCAGCCGCCGGCGACGATGGTCTGCGGCGTGCCGCATCATGTCGATGGCCGCATGCTGGAGATTGTCGGCCGCGCCCGCGGCTCGGTCATCAATTCCGATCGCATGTGGCATTACACCGAAGGCCTGAAGAATTTCGATCCGATCTGGCCGGATCACGGCATCCGCATCCTGCCCGGTCCGTCGTCCTTCTGGTGCGATGCTGACGGCAATCGCTTTTCAGCACCCGCCATGCCCGGCTTCGATACGCTCGGCACCTTGCAGGCCATCCGCCACAGCGGCCACGACTACAGCTGGTTCATCCTGACGCGGGCGATTATCAAGAAGGAATTTGCCCTTTCCGGTTCCGAACAGAACCCTGATCTGACCGGCAAGAGCATCTCGCTCCTGCTCAAGCGGCTGGGCAAGAACCCGCCCGGACCGGTGCAGGCCTTCATGGATAGGGGAGAAGATTTCATCGTTCGCGACCGGCTCGACGATCTCGTGCCGGCGATGAATGCGCTGACGGCTGAGAACCGCCTGTCGGTCGATCACCTGCTCGAGCAGATCGAGGCGCGTGACCGCGAGATCACCAATCCCTTCTCGAAGGATGCGCAGGTGACGGCGATCCGCGGGGCACGGTCCTACCGCGGTGACCGGCTGCTGCGTACCGCCAAACCGCACCGCCTGCTCGACCCCAAGGCCGGGCCGCTGATTGCCGTCAGGCTGCATATCCTGACGCGCAAGACGCTCGGCGGCCTGCAGACCAACCTGGCCGGCCAGGTGCTGGAGCAGTCGGGCGAACCGGTGCCGGGCCTTTACGCTGCAGGTGAAGTCGCAGGCTTCGGCGGCGGCGGCATGCATGGCTACAACGCGCTGGAAGGCACGTTTCTCGGCGGCTGCATCTATTCCGGCCGTGTCGCCGGGAGGCATGCGGGTGCGGTCTAA
- a CDS encoding peptidoglycan -binding protein: MALARKGRSQRTIDYWPGFVDALSTLLLSIMFLLSVFVLAQFLLSREISGKDEVLTRLNSQINELTQLLALEKSGKQDLEDSLANLQASLSQSEGERSRLKALLDQGAGSTDAANEKLGRVGAELDAERQTSARAMSQIELLNQQIAALRSQIAAIEEALQASEAKDQSSQTKIADLGRRLNVALAQRVQELNRYRSDFFGRLREILSDRENIRIVGDRFVFQSEVLFPSGGNELNPEGQTEMAKLASALLDLAKEIPAEINWVLRVDGHTDNVQLSGTGRFADNWELSSARATSVVKFLISKGVPADRLVAAGFGEYQPIAEGESVEARSQNRRIELKLTEK, encoded by the coding sequence ATGGCGCTTGCCCGAAAAGGCCGTTCACAGCGCACGATCGACTACTGGCCCGGTTTCGTCGACGCATTGTCGACCCTGCTCCTGTCGATCATGTTCCTGCTCAGCGTCTTCGTGCTGGCGCAGTTCCTGCTCAGCCGCGAAATCAGCGGCAAGGACGAGGTTCTGACCCGGCTGAACAGCCAGATCAACGAGCTGACGCAGCTGCTGGCGCTGGAGAAAAGTGGCAAGCAGGATCTGGAGGATTCGCTCGCCAATCTCCAGGCCTCCCTCTCCCAGTCGGAAGGCGAGCGCTCTCGCCTGAAAGCCTTGCTTGACCAGGGCGCCGGCAGCACGGATGCCGCCAACGAGAAGCTGGGGCGTGTCGGTGCCGAGCTTGACGCCGAACGCCAGACCAGCGCCCGTGCCATGAGCCAGATCGAGCTTCTCAACCAGCAGATCGCGGCGCTGCGCAGCCAGATCGCGGCGATCGAAGAGGCCTTGCAGGCGTCGGAAGCCAAGGACCAGTCTTCGCAGACGAAGATCGCCGATCTCGGTCGCCGACTGAATGTCGCGCTGGCGCAGCGGGTGCAGGAACTAAACCGCTATCGTTCCGATTTCTTCGGACGGCTGCGCGAAATCCTGTCCGATCGCGAAAACATCCGCATCGTCGGCGACCGCTTCGTCTTCCAGTCGGAAGTGCTTTTCCCCTCCGGCGGCAACGAACTCAATCCTGAGGGCCAGACTGAAATGGCCAAGCTCGCCTCGGCGCTGCTCGACCTTGCCAAGGAAATTCCGGCGGAGATCAACTGGGTGCTGCGCGTCGACGGGCACACGGACAATGTACAGCTTTCAGGCACCGGCCGTTTTGCCGACAACTGGGAGCTTTCGTCCGCCCGTGCCACATCCGTCGTCAAGTTCCTGATCTCCAAGGGCGTGCCGGCCGACAGGCTGGTCGCCGCCGGTTTCGGCGAGTATCAGCCGATCGCCGAGGGCGAGAGCGTCGAAGCGCGGTCGCAGAACCGTCGTATCGAGCTGAAGCTGACCGAGAAATAG
- a CDS encoding MotA/TolQ/ExbB proton channel family protein yields MTKLHLSGWDGREGVEADYNPHKLSSPMHFFWTMVIFLIIVGFVGAILFRQAHNAFLANPGLNGLILGVLLIGILLAFNHVLGLRPEVRWFNSFRAAGSADKVGRDPVLLSPMRALIGGRQTAISTTALRSILDSIATRLDESRDTTRYLTGLLVFLGLLGTFWGLLGTIGSINTVIQSLDAGSGSTEDVLGALKNGLSAPLTGMGTAFSTSLFGLSGSLILGFLDLQAGRAQNRFYTELENWLSSVTDVGSELSIAGDLSTGAPVEELKRLTDQLVRLNHEGGSNQRTTAAMASLAEGIQGLVKNMRGEQQMLRDWIEAQQEEAKAMRKTLDKLTTRIGHSERISVNSEKSGSQAKLSHADDTGGE; encoded by the coding sequence ATGACGAAACTGCATCTGTCCGGGTGGGACGGTCGGGAAGGGGTGGAAGCAGACTACAATCCGCATAAGCTTTCGAGCCCCATGCATTTTTTCTGGACCATGGTGATTTTCCTGATCATCGTCGGTTTCGTCGGCGCGATCCTCTTTCGGCAGGCACACAATGCCTTCCTCGCCAATCCCGGCCTGAACGGCCTGATCCTCGGGGTGCTGCTGATCGGCATCCTGCTGGCGTTCAACCATGTGCTCGGGCTTCGTCCAGAGGTGCGCTGGTTCAATTCTTTCCGCGCCGCCGGCAGCGCCGACAAGGTCGGGCGGGATCCGGTCCTGCTGTCGCCGATGCGCGCGCTGATCGGTGGCCGCCAGACGGCGATCTCGACGACGGCGCTGCGGTCGATCCTGGATTCGATTGCAACACGGCTGGATGAATCGCGCGACACGACGCGGTATCTGACCGGTCTGCTCGTCTTCCTCGGCCTGCTCGGCACCTTCTGGGGTCTGCTCGGCACGATCGGCTCCATCAACACCGTCATCCAGTCACTGGATGCCGGTTCCGGCAGCACCGAGGACGTGCTGGGCGCTCTCAAGAACGGCCTGTCGGCGCCGCTGACCGGCATGGGAACGGCGTTCTCGACGTCGCTCTTCGGCCTTTCCGGTTCGCTGATCCTCGGCTTTCTCGATCTGCAGGCGGGTCGGGCGCAGAACCGGTTCTATACCGAGCTTGAAAACTGGCTCTCCTCCGTCACCGATGTCGGATCGGAACTCTCGATTGCCGGCGACCTGTCGACCGGCGCGCCTGTTGAGGAGCTGAAGCGCCTGACGGACCAGCTCGTCCGCCTCAACCATGAAGGCGGTTCCAACCAGCGCACGACGGCGGCGATGGCGAGCCTGGCTGAAGGTATTCAGGGTCTGGTCAAGAACATGCGCGGCGAGCAGCAGATGCTGCGCGACTGGATAGAGGCGCAGCAGGAAGAGGCGAAGGCGATGCGCAAGACGCTGGACAAGCTGACGACGCGCATCGGCCACTCCGAGCGCATTTCAGTGAACAGCGAGAAGTCCGGATCGCAGGCCAAGCTCAGCCATGCGGACGATACCGGAGGGGAATGA
- a CDS encoding inositol monophosphatase family protein: MARSALLNVMVQAAFKAGKSLARDFGEVQNLQVSLKGPGDYVSQADRKAEKLIREELLKARPTYGFLGEEGEEIIGTDGAHRWIVDPLDGTTNFLHGIPHFAVSIALERQGEIVGAVVFNPATDELYTAERGGGAFLNDRRLRVAARKALSDAVIATGTPHLGRGNHGKYLIELRHVMGEVAGIRRMGSAALDLAYVAAGRFDGYWERDLAAWDIAAGVLLIREAGGWSTDIDGGAKPVNEGSIVCGNEYITKALRDVVHRPIPSK; encoded by the coding sequence ATGGCCCGTTCAGCTCTCCTCAATGTCATGGTTCAGGCCGCCTTCAAGGCCGGCAAGTCGCTGGCGCGCGATTTCGGTGAAGTCCAGAACCTGCAGGTCTCGCTCAAGGGACCGGGCGACTACGTGTCCCAGGCCGACCGCAAGGCCGAAAAGCTCATCCGCGAAGAACTGCTGAAGGCGCGTCCGACCTATGGCTTCCTCGGCGAGGAAGGCGAGGAGATCATCGGCACCGATGGCGCCCATCGCTGGATCGTCGATCCGCTCGACGGCACCACCAATTTTCTGCACGGCATTCCACATTTTGCTGTCTCGATCGCGCTTGAGCGCCAGGGCGAGATCGTCGGCGCTGTCGTGTTCAACCCGGCAACCGACGAACTGTATACCGCCGAGCGTGGCGGCGGCGCTTTCCTCAATGACCGTCGCCTGCGCGTCGCTGCGCGCAAGGCCTTGTCGGATGCGGTGATCGCCACCGGCACGCCGCATCTCGGTCGTGGCAATCACGGCAAATACCTGATCGAACTGCGCCACGTGATGGGCGAAGTCGCCGGCATCCGCCGCATGGGCTCGGCGGCACTCGATCTCGCCTATGTTGCAGCCGGCCGTTTCGACGGCTACTGGGAGCGCGACCTGGCCGCCTGGGACATTGCGGCCGGCGTGCTTCTGATCCGCGAAGCCGGTGGCTGGTCGACGGATATCGATGGCGGCGCCAAGCCGGTCAACGAGGGTTCGATCGTTTGCGGCAACGAATACATCACCAAGGCGCTGCGCGACGTCGTTCACCGTCCGATCCCGTCGAAATAA
- a CDS encoding tetratricopeptide repeat protein, with the protein MLNRLSSKLSWGVALLAATAAVATPVRAQEKPAPVQELGVNADDSGAAKRGRITPFNGAAMPEEGTGKPVAKPADPADKKKAGDGTVPSQGVNVFDRMGAELPALPAEKPFAGKVDDAYGAFQRGYYLTAMDLALPRAQLGDPAAQTLVAEILQQGLGVVRNAKQAAFWYGQAAENGDPAAMFKYALILMEGRYVKRDRKKSEELMKKAADLGNGSAQFNYGQTLVADSPGPKGLKAAMPYYEKSAEQGIADAQYALSQIYLNVDGIDEGKRARAREWLLRAAHAGYDTAQLDIAIWMIEGIAGDRNLEDGFGWMKRAAEGGNVVAQNRLSHLYVNAIGTRPNPVEAAKWYVLSRRAGLKDDALEDFYLGLNEQQQKAALSAANKFRSS; encoded by the coding sequence ATGTTGAACCGCCTGTCTTCAAAGCTCAGTTGGGGCGTTGCCCTCCTTGCCGCCACCGCCGCCGTGGCGACGCCGGTGCGTGCGCAGGAAAAGCCGGCTCCAGTGCAGGAGCTGGGCGTCAACGCCGATGATAGTGGCGCTGCAAAGCGCGGCCGCATCACCCCCTTCAATGGCGCAGCGATGCCTGAAGAAGGCACGGGCAAGCCTGTGGCCAAGCCGGCTGACCCGGCGGACAAGAAGAAGGCTGGTGATGGCACGGTGCCTTCGCAGGGCGTCAATGTCTTTGACCGCATGGGCGCCGAACTGCCGGCACTACCTGCGGAAAAGCCATTCGCCGGCAAGGTCGACGACGCCTACGGCGCTTTCCAGCGCGGCTATTATCTGACGGCGATGGATCTCGCACTTCCGCGCGCGCAGCTCGGCGATCCTGCCGCGCAAACGCTTGTTGCCGAAATCCTGCAGCAGGGCCTCGGCGTGGTGCGCAATGCCAAGCAGGCGGCGTTCTGGTACGGACAGGCGGCTGAAAACGGCGACCCGGCCGCCATGTTCAAATACGCGCTGATCCTGATGGAAGGGCGCTACGTCAAGCGCGACCGCAAGAAGTCCGAAGAACTGATGAAGAAGGCGGCCGATCTCGGCAATGGGTCGGCCCAGTTCAACTATGGCCAGACGCTCGTGGCCGACAGCCCCGGACCGAAGGGTCTGAAGGCCGCTATGCCCTACTACGAAAAATCGGCCGAGCAGGGGATCGCCGACGCGCAATATGCGCTGTCGCAGATCTATCTCAACGTCGATGGCATTGACGAAGGCAAGCGGGCGCGGGCCAGGGAATGGCTGCTTCGGGCGGCCCATGCTGGTTACGACACGGCGCAGCTCGACATCGCCATCTGGATGATCGAAGGCATTGCCGGCGATCGCAACCTGGAGGACGGTTTCGGCTGGATGAAGCGGGCGGCGGAAGGCGGCAATGTCGTGGCGCAGAACCGGCTGTCCCATCTCTATGTCAACGCCATCGGCACCCGGCCCAATCCGGTCGAGGCGGCGAAGTGGTATGTGCTGTCGCGCCGCGCCGGCCTCAAGGACGATGCGCTGGAAGACTTCTACCTCGGTCTCAACGAGCAGCAGCAGAAGGCGGCACTCAGCGCAGCCAACAAGTTCCGCTCGAGCTGA
- a CDS encoding thiamine phosphate synthase codes for MSKTIERCRLVLIAPDIADPADRAKVLADALKGGDVASVIVPQYGLDDAEFQKHAERLVPIIQEAGAAALIEGDSRVAGRARADGLHISGNAEALGEAVEKHTPKLIVGGGNAADRHHALQIGEVRPDYVFFGKTDGDIKPDAHPKNLALAEWWASMIEIPCIVMGGTDPQSALAAAETGAEFVALRLAVFGEPEQAPSVVAAVNALLDEKAPRFEA; via the coding sequence ATGAGCAAGACAATAGAACGCTGCCGCCTGGTGCTGATTGCGCCGGATATCGCTGATCCCGCGGATCGCGCCAAGGTGCTTGCCGACGCCTTGAAGGGCGGCGACGTCGCTTCGGTGATCGTGCCGCAATATGGCCTCGATGACGCCGAGTTCCAGAAACACGCCGAGCGCCTCGTGCCGATCATCCAGGAGGCTGGAGCCGCTGCGCTGATCGAGGGCGATTCCCGGGTCGCCGGACGCGCCAGGGCCGACGGCCTGCATATTTCCGGCAATGCCGAAGCACTTGGCGAGGCGGTCGAGAAGCACACGCCGAAGCTTATCGTCGGCGGCGGCAACGCGGCCGACCGCCATCACGCGCTTCAAATCGGCGAAGTGCGTCCGGACTACGTGTTCTTCGGCAAGACGGACGGCGACATCAAGCCGGATGCGCATCCGAAGAACCTGGCGCTCGCCGAATGGTGGGCCTCGATGATCGAGATTCCCTGCATCGTCATGGGCGGCACGGATCCGCAGTCCGCATTGGCGGCGGCCGAGACCGGCGCCGAATTCGTGGCGCTTCGCCTGGCCGTCTTCGGCGAGCCCGAGCAGGCGCCGTCGGTGGTCGCCGCCGTCAACGCGCTTCTTGACGAAAAAGCGCCACGGTTTGAAGCTTAA
- a CDS encoding sulfite exporter TauE/SafE family protein: MLPDLDFYLVAIPAVLLVGLSKGGMGEALSLMGVPILSMAVSPVQAAALLLPILIAMDLVSLWMWRKHGDRKTLFMLLPGAIAGILIGWATSAYVSRDYLRLIIGLITVLFVLRYVYNVWRMRNGITITPKQQRAGPATLWGSFAGYGSFVAHAGGPPFQIYALPLQLDPREYTGTIVRFFAILNAVKLIPYFALGQLDMSNLKISATLFPLAIVATVCGAFIVRRMKPQIFYPFMYSMAFIAGLKLLWDSLNSLLAGA; this comes from the coding sequence ATGCTTCCCGACCTGGACTTCTATCTCGTCGCCATCCCGGCGGTTCTTCTCGTTGGCCTCAGCAAGGGCGGTATGGGCGAGGCCCTTTCGTTGATGGGCGTGCCGATCCTGTCGATGGCCGTCTCGCCGGTTCAGGCGGCCGCGCTGCTCTTACCGATCCTGATCGCGATGGACCTCGTCTCGCTCTGGATGTGGCGCAAGCACGGCGATCGCAAAACCCTGTTCATGCTCCTGCCCGGCGCCATCGCCGGCATTCTCATCGGCTGGGCGACGTCGGCCTATGTCTCGCGCGACTATCTGCGCCTGATCATCGGCCTCATCACCGTGCTGTTCGTCCTGCGTTATGTCTACAATGTCTGGCGCATGCGCAACGGAATAACGATCACGCCCAAGCAGCAACGGGCTGGCCCCGCAACGCTCTGGGGCTCGTTTGCCGGCTATGGCAGCTTTGTCGCCCACGCCGGCGGCCCGCCTTTTCAGATCTACGCCCTGCCGCTTCAGCTCGATCCGCGCGAATACACCGGCACGATCGTGCGCTTCTTCGCCATCCTCAATGCCGTCAAGCTCATCCCCTATTTCGCGCTCGGCCAGCTCGACATGAGCAATCTCAAGATCTCTGCGACACTGTTTCCGCTGGCGATCGTTGCCACCGTCTGCGGCGCCTTCATCGTTCGCCGCATGAAGCCGCAGATCTTCTATCCCTTCATGTATAGCATGGCTTTCATCGCCGGGCTGAAGCTGCTGTGGGACAGCCTCAACAGCCTGCTGGCCGGCGCCTGA
- a CDS encoding ArsR/SmtB family transcription factor: MTIADPFDAIADPNRRYLLEELRRAPKTVNELAEGLPISRPAVSQHLKALLDCNLVSVSANGTRRIYAINRPGFDRLNLWLDQFWA, translated from the coding sequence ATGACCATTGCGGACCCTTTCGATGCCATCGCGGATCCCAACCGGCGTTACCTGCTGGAGGAACTGCGGCGCGCGCCGAAAACGGTCAACGAACTGGCCGAAGGATTGCCGATCAGCCGGCCCGCGGTATCACAGCACCTGAAGGCCCTGCTCGACTGCAATCTGGTTTCGGTTTCGGCCAACGGTACGCGGCGGATATATGCGATCAACCGCCCTGGCTTCGACAGGCTCAACCTGTGGTTGGATCAATTCTGGGCCTGA
- a CDS encoding YdcH family protein, whose product MTIEAHLATLEKKHGALEQELHAAMNQPSIEDEMISDIKRRKLRIRDEIERLRSSTH is encoded by the coding sequence ATGACCATTGAGGCTCATCTTGCAACGCTTGAGAAAAAACATGGCGCACTGGAGCAGGAGCTCCATGCAGCAATGAACCAGCCGTCCATCGAGGACGAAATGATCAGCGACATCAAGCGAAGGAAGCTGCGCATCAGGGACGAAATCGAAAGGCTTCGCTCCTCGACTCACTGA
- a CDS encoding YdcH family protein — MPDQDQAELRLTAARLRQEHEDYDAAINAMIQTGCDALRIQRMKKKKLVIKDKITKLEDQIIPDIIA; from the coding sequence ATGCCGGACCAGGACCAGGCCGAACTCAGATTGACCGCCGCGCGGCTGAGGCAGGAACATGAAGATTATGATGCTGCCATCAACGCCATGATTCAGACCGGCTGCGATGCGCTGAGAATTCAGCGCATGAAGAAGAAGAAGCTGGTCATCAAGGACAAGATCACCAAGCTCGAAGACCAGATCATCCCCGACATCATCGCCTGA
- the purE gene encoding 5-(carboxyamino)imidazole ribonucleotide mutase, translating into MGSQSDWETMKNAADTLDALDIAYEARIVSAHRTPDRLVSFAKGARDEGFKVIIAGAGGAAHLPGMCASMTPLPVFGVPVQSKALSGQDSLLSIVQMPAGIPVGTLAIGRAGAVNAALLAAAVLALSDNDLADRLDDWREQQTVAVAEYPVDDA; encoded by the coding sequence ATGGGAAGCCAGTCCGACTGGGAGACGATGAAGAACGCCGCCGATACGCTCGACGCGCTCGACATTGCCTATGAGGCTCGCATCGTTTCTGCACACCGCACACCTGATCGGCTGGTAAGCTTCGCCAAGGGCGCGCGCGACGAAGGCTTCAAGGTCATCATCGCCGGTGCCGGCGGTGCCGCCCATCTGCCGGGCATGTGCGCCTCGATGACGCCGTTGCCGGTCTTCGGCGTGCCGGTGCAATCGAAGGCACTGTCCGGGCAGGACAGCCTGCTGTCGATCGTCCAGATGCCGGCCGGCATTCCCGTCGGAACGCTGGCGATCGGACGCGCCGGCGCGGTCAACGCGGCACTACTCGCCGCAGCCGTACTGGCGCTCAGCGACAACGACCTTGCCGACCGTCTCGACGACTGGCGCGAGCAGCAGACCGTCGCCGTCGCCGAGTATCCGGTGGACGACGCATGA
- a CDS encoding 5-(carboxyamino)imidazole ribonucleotide synthase yields MTTIGIIGGGQLGRMLAMSAARLNFRAIILEPQPDCPAAQVANEQIVAAYDDERALDALAAACDIVTYEFENVPVAAAERLARARPVFPPPKALEAAQDRLVEKRFLNDSGIVTARFHAVDSQADLEAALADFGGSGVLKTRRLGYDGKGQRVFRSGQDSPQGAFAALGSVPLILESFVPFEREISIIAARSVDGAVACYDPAENVHRNGILHTSTVPAAIGPATAETARTAAKAILDALGYVGVIGVEFFVLADGSLVANEMAPRVHNSGHWTEAACIVSQFEQHIRAVAGLPLGNPVRHSDCVMQNLIGDDIDDVPAWLAKDNVFVHLYGKTQARPGRKMGHITRLT; encoded by the coding sequence ATGACAACCATTGGCATCATTGGCGGCGGCCAGCTCGGCCGCATGCTGGCCATGTCTGCTGCACGGCTGAACTTCCGCGCCATCATCCTCGAGCCGCAGCCCGACTGTCCGGCAGCGCAGGTGGCAAACGAACAGATCGTTGCCGCCTATGACGATGAACGCGCGCTCGATGCGCTGGCGGCCGCCTGCGACATCGTCACCTACGAATTCGAGAATGTGCCGGTTGCGGCCGCCGAGAGGCTCGCCCGTGCCCGGCCTGTCTTCCCGCCGCCGAAGGCACTGGAAGCCGCCCAGGACCGCCTGGTCGAAAAACGCTTCCTCAACGACAGCGGCATCGTCACCGCCCGCTTCCATGCGGTCGACAGCCAGGCCGATCTTGAGGCGGCACTTGCCGATTTCGGCGGTTCCGGCGTCCTGAAGACCCGCCGCCTCGGCTATGATGGCAAGGGACAACGCGTGTTCCGCTCCGGGCAGGACAGCCCGCAAGGCGCCTTCGCGGCGCTCGGCTCCGTGCCGCTGATCCTCGAAAGCTTCGTGCCGTTCGAGCGCGAAATCTCCATCATCGCTGCCCGCTCGGTAGATGGCGCCGTCGCCTGTTACGATCCGGCGGAGAACGTTCACCGCAACGGCATCCTGCATACATCCACCGTACCCGCGGCCATTGGCCCTGCCACCGCCGAGACCGCGCGCACTGCGGCCAAGGCGATCCTCGATGCGCTCGGCTATGTCGGCGTCATCGGTGTGGAGTTCTTCGTGCTTGCCGACGGTAGCCTCGTCGCCAATGAAATGGCGCCGCGCGTGCATAATTCCGGCCACTGGACGGAGGCGGCCTGCATCGTCTCGCAATTCGAGCAGCACATTCGCGCCGTGGCCGGCCTGCCGCTCGGCAATCCCGTTCGCCACTCCGACTGCGTGATGCAGAACCTGATCGGCGACGACATCGACGATGTGCCGGCCTGGCTTGCCAAGGACAACGTTTTCGTCCATCTCTACGGCAAGACGCAAGCCCGACCGGGCCGCAAGATGGGTCACATCACCCGCTTGACGTGA
- the ykgO gene encoding type B 50S ribosomal protein L36, with protein MKIKNSLKSLKTRHRENRLVRRKGRIYIINKQNPRFKARQG; from the coding sequence ATGAAGATCAAGAATTCGCTCAAGTCGCTGAAGACCCGCCATCGCGAAAACCGTCTGGTTCGTCGCAAGGGCCGTATCTACATCATCAATAAGCAGAACCCGCGCTTCAAGGCACGTCAGGGCTGA